TGAGCATGCCTATCTGCTGGACTTCGGCGTGAACCGCGGCGCATACATCGACACCTTTGTCCGCAACCTTGACTGGGAAGTGATCGCCGAGACCTATGATCGCGTGCGCACCATGACCGAGCAGGAAGTGGCTCACAAGTAGCGGTTTGCCGTGACCAGTCTCGCCGGCCTTCATCAAATGATGTTAAAGGATTCCGGATGAGCGGCCACGGCGTATTTCCAAAAACGCGTCTCATGCGCGTTGACAGGAAAGGCGGCATCGGCGGGGTGCCGCTTTTCTTTTGTTTGTTGCTGGCCTGGCGCGAATCTGCGAAACGTGAACAGGCTCCCCTGTAGAGAGGAGCCTGTTCACGTTTTTGTTATTGGCCGGCGGGCGGATCTCAGATCCGCCTCGCCGACAACCGCCCGGGGCGGTTATTTCATCAACAGCATCTTCTTTTCGGCGGAGAAGCCGTTGACATTCAGCCGATAGAGGTACAGGCCCGAGGACAGGTGGCTGGCATCAAAGCTGACGACGTGACGGCCACTGGTCAGGGTGCCGTTGATCACCGATGCCACTTCCTGACCCATCAGGTTGTACACCTTCAGGCTCACAAAACCGTTGTCCACCAGATCCAGAGCAATGCTGGTCGTCGGATTGAACGGGTTCGGGTAGTTCTGGTGCAACGCATATTCGGTGATGGTTGCGGCCTCGGTATTGGGCGTCGCCGAGGCGATCCAGCCCAGCGGATGCATAGAGCCGTCGGCTTCATGAGCAAACAGGCGATAGCCGTACAACGTGCCTGTGACAACGTCGGCATCACGATGGGTGTAGGTGTGACCGGCGACGTTATCGCCGAGACCTTCGATGCGGGCGATAGTGGTCCAGCGGCCATCGGCACCCTGGCGGTTCAGGTCATAGCCGGTGATGCTGCGTTCCGAGGCGGTGACCCACGTTACATCCACACAGTTGGCATTGCCGACGGCGGTGAAGCTGGACAGCTCCACGGGCAGAATCTGATCGCAATCCGGCAACACGAGGAAGCCCTCACAATGATTCCCGCCATCGAAGTTGTTATTGATCGCGTCTACGATGCCGTTGAGATCGGAAAGCGAAATTCCGGCAGGCAGAGCGCCGATGTTGCCTCCGAGAACCTGACTCGCGAGAGTGAAAATGTCATTGACGGTCCATCCGGCAAAGGGCCCTGTGGGGCTATGAATACCTCTCGGGACAACCAAATCGCCTAATCCGGGGCAGAAGCAGAGCACTGCGGCGTTGGAGAAGGCGAGATTAATGGCCAGAGTCACGACCTGTCCACCGAAGACGTGCGCTTCGGTCGACGTAGGATCGACATGATTGGAGGTCAGGACGTGGGGAGAACCGCCCGCAGGCAGATACGCCTGGACCGCGTCGGCTGACGTGAAGTGGATGGTAAAGCCGCCGCCTACCGTCAGACCGGATGGGAAGACCGCCACGAAGTTGGAATCCAAAATGCAACCGGGGTTGCCGCAGAGACCATGGTGATCATGCTCACCGCCGTCGCGCTCGCCATCCGGATGGCAATGGTGGCCCCAGCCACCCTGTGTTTCGGTGCGGTAACAGCCGGGAGGAATTTCGCAGGGATCTTCGATGTGGCAGGTGCAACCGCTGACCTGACAGGCCGGAGCATTGAAGCAGAGATCCACGAAGGCCGGAGGACAGGCCGCCGAGGTCAAATCGGCATGGAAGCAGATAGCGCCACCTGCGGGGAGTGCGCTCAGGGCCGCGCTCACCGGAATATTCACCGAAGCTCCAGCAGCCAGATCACCGATCGGCACGTTGGCGGGAGTGATGGTTCCGGTTCCACCGGTGCCGGTGCCGGCGCCAATGGCCAGCGTGACGCCCGAGCAGCTCAGGTTGCCTGAGTTGGTGACGGTAAGAGTAAACAAGGCAGGGTTGGGAGTGATCTGGCCGTTGACGCAGGTGAGCGCCGGCGGCTGTCCGACTACCTGTAAAATGCCCTGACCGCAATCGGCAACCAGTGCGCCGATGGCCGCACCTGTCCCGTCGCCATTATAGGCGGTCTGACGGAAGGATCCGGATGTGGTGGCAGAATAATCCTGCATGATGGGGACGATGATCGGACTGTTCGGCGGAGTTGTGGGCACATACACCGCGGCGATACGGATGCCTGCCGCTTGCGCCGCCAAAGCAACGGCGTGGGCATGCACGTCATCGGTGCCGGGAACGAAGGCGTCATCACACCCTCCCGGAGGCGCGTCGGTCACCAGCACGACGATCTTGGTGGCGGTGGGACGGAACACGGAGGTCCAGTCATTGACGACGCAGGAACTCGTGCCGTTGATCACTTCGAGCAGCGCTTCATCCGAGGCTTCGGGGATGCCGCTTCCTCCAGCCGCCGTGAGGGCGGCGATGCTGGCTTGCACAGCGGCCTCATTCGTTGTCAACTGCTGATTCACCACCACCTGATCGCCGAAAGTGACCAGACCGAGGCGAACGTCGCAGGAGAAATAGTTGGCCGTGGTGATGATGTTGGGCAGTTCCGCGACGACGCTGTTGATGGCACCCGTCATGGAGCCGGTGGTGTCAATCACGAACACCAGGTCCATCGGCCCGCAGATGCACTGCGGCGGGGGAGGTGGGCAGGGCGTATCACAGGTTTCGCCGGGCGCAAAGACTCCGCTTAAGGCCTCACAACTGATATTTGTCGTCGTGGCACACAGCAGATTGTTGTTGTAGCAGCAGCGGCCATTGATCACTTCGACGATGTTGAGCGCATAGTCGCCGGCCTCGGAGGCAAAACCATCCACGACGATGTAGTAGGTGGTGCCGGCGGTCAGCGTGACGTTGTCCACTTCCGACTGAACGCCGCAGAAGTCATCGTTGCAGGCAATGGGCGATCCCGCACAGCTTCCTTCAAAAATGTAAAGGCCCGTGTCGTACGATGAGCCGCACAGACTGACGTTGACGACTTGAGCCGTAGCGGGCGTGTAGGCATACACCACATCCGGCGCACCGCTGCCGACGCAACCACCGTCATAATCGTTGGCAAAACCGACAGTCGTGCCGGTATCGGAATAGGGAAGCGAGGAAATGAGCGTGGCGGAGGCGCAATCCTCACCGCCCTGATCGAGATGCGCCCCGGCGCGATGCGCTGGGGCGGGTGAAACGAGAGCGTTGTAACTGTGCCAGAGCGCTGCATCGTAGTGGCCTTCTGCTTTCAGTTTTTCGATGCGGGTTTTCAATTCGGCGATCTGATTTTGATTTGCGGTCAGGCTTCCCTGCGGCAGCGGATTGGCGGCATACAGCAAAGAGGCCATTCCAAGACACAATAGACAGATAAGAGCAATCCTGTTCATCTTTCTCTCCTCGATAATGGGGTACTCTAAACAGACGTAATAGGGACTACGGCCAGAAGAAATTTTGTGCTGGGATATGCAGACGGCTCGGACGGAAACATCAGCAGTGCAGAAAGCGGGTGCGACGCACGATAGAAGTGATGTGGAGAAAATATAGAGAGTCCGGAACATCAAGTCAAGACAAATATCCATAAACGTATGACTAATGATGATAATGATAGGAATGGCCCGCAGTGTTTCACCGGAATTTTGCGTTATGCTTGCCCGGGAGCCTTTGACCCGAGCAAACCTTTGCTAACCACTCCTTCATTTGCTCGTGGCAAGTGGAGAGGATTGGGCGAAAGAGTAAGTCAACGCGGGCCGTTTGTGTTCCATAGAACAATATGGAACAAATCTTCAAGCGTATGCCTCTCACAGTAAGCGGACCTGATAATTTGTGCCCAATGTGCCCGCGAATGTCTGTCGGAGGATCGCTCCATCCTTGCAATTATGATCTGCCTTTTGTATTATTTAAAGTTATGCAAAAGAAGCACCTGCATTTGTTTTTGCTACTCTTGGCACTGGCCGGGTGCTCCCCTCGGAAGTTCTCTGAGGAGAACCCATATTTCACCAAGAAAAATCATTTTGCTATAGATTTAGATGACGAGGCGCAGGGAACGCTGCTTTACGGGGGCGTAGACCTGCGGACTCGTGGCCTCTCCACGCCCTCTTTTCGCGCCCAGTGCGCCCCGTACATTGATGGGTATTGGGAGGTGCAGTGGTCGAATGGACGCGGCGAGCCTCTGGATTTATCGCACCGCACCACCTCCCGGTCGCTGCTGGCCCTCGAATATGCAGATACCACCGTGGGGTTTTCCGAGCGCGCCTTGCCGCTGCCGGATGGCCGCGGTGTGGCCTTTTATCTCGACAGCAAGGTCAGCGGGCCATTTACGATCTCTCTTGCGATGGCCTTTGATGACACTCTCTGGTCTCACAAGCCGCGCAAGCTTACCGACAAGCTGCTGGTGATTGAAGGCCCGGATTCCACCGTGTTGCTGGTGGGGTCGGGCGACGGCATCGTCTCGGCGACCTCTACCTCACCAGATGGCAAAGCTCCCTCGTTTGATTTTCAGTTTTCCAAGACCCGCACCCCGCATCTGACACTGGTGTTCGGACACCGCCTGACGGAAGTCCGGCCGAGGGCGGAGCGCTATCTGGGTTTGTCGGAAAAGGCTCTCGAAGCTGCCACAACGGAGGAGTTGGGAAAGCAGGCGGGGTTCTCGCTACACACCTCCGATGAGCGCGCCAATCAGACGGCGGCGTTGCTCTCCACTGCGCTGGCCGGCGCGGATTGCCGTTTGCCGAAAACCAGCCATGCCCAGATCGAAGATTACTCGCAGATTGCTCCGGCACTGTTTCTTTCTTCCCGGCAGCGGCCGCAGATGGTCTTTCCGCCGACCTTGAAATTCTACACCGAGCAACTCCAACGGGATCATTTGCGCTGGGGCAGCGCGGCTTTCCGCAGCGCCCTGAACTGGGGCATGGCGGACGATGACACGCTGCACTGGTTGAGTCTGGATATTCTCTCCGGGCTGCAGCGGCTGCAAGCCGAATATATGACCTCCGACGTGGCGGTGGTGGCGGATGAATCGCTGCCGGACAGTCTGATGCGCCTGGCGGTGGCCCATGTGCGCCTCGCGGGGTTGATGGGCCTCGGCGAAGAGATCTGCTTTGCGCGCGGCGACCATGAGGCGCAAAACAATTTCCGCCGTGAATCACTCTGGGCCTCCAAACGCGCGCAGGAATATTTTACCAAGTCCGCCAAGGAGTACCGCAACACGGTCAGCCCGCCGCGGATGCAACTCGAAACCACGCTGGATACCAATACGGTGGCCGAGCCGGTGGACAGCGAAGAGCCACCGGACCATCCCGGCACTTTTCCCGACACAGCACTGTTTTTGTCGGCGGGAGCGCGCTACGGATTTACCTGGATGGACCCGCGGCCCGTGCTCTTCTGGAATCCTCGGCTGTCCGTGGGCGGCTTCACCTGGCAAAAGTGGATAGCCTTCCGGATGCGGGGCGACGTGAAGGTCAGCGAAACTCCGGACTTCGACAGTCTGGCAACCTTGGTGCTGGACGGACCTCTGCCGGGAATGCTGACCAATGACCCGGGCTATACCGGTGAGCCGTCGATGATGGTGATGGCGGCGGCCTTTCAGAATCTGGCGGAGATCTATCTGGGTGTCAAACCCGATGCCTTTGGGCACAAGGTGTGGATCGAGCCGCGTCTGCCGTCGAGTTGGGGCCATACCGCCGCGCGGGTGCCGTTCAGCGGTGGATTTCTGCACTTGGAATACGATTTCGCGCACGACTATGCGACGGTCAGCATGAGCGAAATTTCCCGCGAAGAACAGATTTTCTTCGGCTATCCGTTGCCCAGCGGCGGTTTTCTGCGCACGCAGTTTTCGCTGGTCCCCGGCGAGCACGGCCAACGGATTGCGCTCCGTCAGAAGGATAATAACCGGGTGGAGCTGGTGGTGACGGATATTCCATAAGGCGAATGGCAGATGGGCAGAGCATGGCCCTTGGGGCAATCCCCTTTTGAAGACGGGCACGACATGGCCCTTCGGCCACCCCCCTGAATCCCCCCACTGAAGTGGGGAGAACACAGAACCCCTATCCCCTACGGCGGATGCCATACCTTGATGTGATCGGTGTAGGGGAGGGTTAAGGTCTTCCGCAACCCTCCCGTCTTGCCTATTGCCGGGATCATAACGGGCGGGTTGCGCGTGAGGCATCTACCGTCTGGCAACATTCTTCTGCTTAACCCGCCCCTACGATGTTTTCCGATGTTTTTCTTTATGGCGGCGGGTGTCTCGCGCATCTTTGCTCATTTAGTGAGATAGCACTTTCCATCATGTCAGAACCTTTGATTCTCGGACTCGATCTGGGAGGGACCAACATTAAGGTGGGTCTGGTCACGCCGGAAGGTGCGCTGGTGGATCATGCCATCGGCACAACGCCGCCGCGGCGGGAGGTAGACGACGTGGTGGCGGTGCTGGCAAGTACGGTGCGGCAATTGATGGGGCGGCATCCGGGAGTGCATCCTGCGGGCGCGGGGCTGGCGGCGCCGGGGGTGGTGGACCTTGAGGGCGAGCGCGTGGTGCGCGCGCCGAATTTTCCCACGTGGAACAATGTACCGCTGCGGCAGGCTCTGGAAGACGCGCTGCGGCTGCCCTGTGTGATGGGCAATGATGTGGATCTGTTCGGTGTCGGCGAACACCGCTGGGGAGCGGCGGTGGGGCTGCGGCACTTTGTAGCGGTGGCGGTGGGTACGGGGGTGGGCGGCGCAATCTTTACCGATGGCAAGCTGTATCGCGGCGCACACGGCGGCGCGGCGGAACTGGGGTTTACGATTATTGCGCCGCACGGACCGTCGGTGCTGGGAGTGGAAGGCTGCCTTGAAGGGTATATCGGGCGACGCGGCTTCGACGACATTGTGCTGCGGCTTTTTCCGACCGGCGAGGTGCCGACGCCACGGCGGATAACCGAAATGGCGGCGGCAGGAGACGTGCGCGCGCGGCAGGTGCATACGGAAATCGCCGGCTATCTGGCGGAAGCCGCGGCCACGTGGCTGCACATTCTGAATCCCGAAGCGATTATCCTCGGCGGCGGCACACTGGCGGGGGCAACGTTCCTGATTGAGGAGTTCGAGCAGCGGCTCCGGGAGCGTGCCCTGAAGACTCACACTGCCCATCTGAAAATCCTGCTCAGCAAGCTGGGCTACTTTGCCGGAGTGCACGGCGCGGCGGCGCTGTGGATCTCAAGGAAGGATGAAGGATGAAGGATGAAGGCCTCTCGTTGACTGGATTGATTTTCTGATTTTGGTTTTTTGGCTTTTGGAAACCTGCGGCGGAGGTGGTATGTTGATGCGGTACACGTTGTTTGCGGCATTGCTCCTTGCGGCCTCCGGCGCGCTGGCGCAGCCGGCGAATGTCTCCTTCAATTATCCGTGGACGGACCAGAATCCGCCGCTACAGTGCTCATGCAACCGGGGAACTCCTTACGCGGACGGCGTCGGCGTCTATCTCGTTTGTGACAACAATACGAACGGCCCCGATTCGGCGGATGTGATCCTGGGCAACTGGGTGATCAACAGCACGGCGAACGGCTTTCCTGCGGGATATTTCACCGCGGAAACGCCGCTGGGAGTGGATTCTGTTTTTGTCCCGCGTCCCTGCTATGTCCGGATCAATGATGGCGGCTGTTGCTGGCTGACCCGAATGTACAGCCTCGCGCCCGGCACGCAGCAGACGGATATCCTGTCGACGGACTGGACCTGTCAGGATCAGGCCTGCTGGCAGGCTCAGGAGCTTTCCGCGCCGACGAATTTCCGCGCTTCGGATGACAGTTTATGCGCGCACGTGGCCTTCACGTGGGAACATGACGGCGTGGGGAACAGCGGATTTCAGATTTGCCGCGCAACGGACAGCATGCTGGTCACGCGGATTGCCGGCAATGTGCGGTCTTATGTGATGCAGGTTGGATCGCCCGAGCCGCAGGACTATTTTGTGCGCGCAACGGGCGGCGGACAATCAGGACCATCCAATGCGGACGCGGGCAGCCCGCATCTGGTGCATTTTGCCGATGACTCCACGGGAGACATTCGCGGTACGCAGTTTGGCGGCGCGGCTTTCACGCTGGCCATGGCCGAGGGGGCTATTCAAGAGGACCAGTGCGCGACCACGGACAGTCTGATTCTGCTGGCAAATAATGGACGGGAAGCGGTGCTGGCTGTGGGGCATGATGTCTCGGAAATCAGCGGCCACTTCCCCAATCTTGCTTTAACGGACTGCCGTGTGCTGTCGGTCTTCTATTATGAAGCCAACGGACGCGGTTTTGTGAGCACGGACACCACGACGTCCACCTTTGTTCTGGTGCCCAACGGCGCGCAACCGCAGACGACGCCCCTGCCTTTGCGGACGGAACTTTCGCAGGTGTATCCCAATCCCTTCAATCCGGCGGCGACGATTACGTTTTCCGTGGCACGGGAAGGGATGGTGAAACTGGTGGTCTTCGATGTGCTGGGCCGGCAGGTGCGAACCCTGGCCGACGGACGGTTCGATGCCGGAGAACATAAGGTGCCGCTGGATGGCGCCGGGCTGTCTTCGGGAATCTACTTTGTGCGCATGGAAACCGGCGCGCGGGTGCACACGGCAAAGGTGATGCTTTTGAAATAGGGATGAGGGCGGAGGGCGGAGGGCGGAGGGATGAAGGATGAAGGATGAAGGATGAAGGATGAAGAGAAGAAGGCTCCTCATCCGGCTTGATCTTTACATTTTTGTTTTTTGATTTGTTTCCACTTTGGCGGACTGTACTGCTGCCGACAGCAACTTAACCCTTAACTGAACCAAACTACAAGGTACTCTGTGTCCAAGATCTTCTTCTCGCTGGGAATTCATAATCACCAGCCGGTTGGTAACTTCGATCCGGTCTTTGAGCAGGCTTTCCGGCAGAGCTATAAGCCGTTTATCGAGACGGTCCTCGAACATCCGCATATCAAATTTTCCCTGCATGTCTCCGGCTGCCTCTGGGAGTGGCTGGAAAAACATCAATCCGGATATTTCGATTTAGTGGGCAAGTTGCTTGCGCGCGACCAGGTAGAACTGCTGGGCGGCGCGTTTTATGAGCCGATTCTCTCCGTACTGCCGCGCGAGGACGCTCTCGAGCAGATTGCGCGCATGCGTCAGTATATCAAGAAGCGTTTCGGAATCGCCGTGCGCGGTGCATGGCTGGCCGAGCGCGTGTGGGAGCCGAGCCTCGCCGGGCTGCTGGCCAAAGCCGGCGTGGAATATCTGCCGATTGACGACGAGCACTTCTTGTCGGCGGGCCACCGCCTGAAGGATCTGTCAGGCTATTACCTGACCGAAGCCGGGCAGGGACCCGTGGCGATGTTCCCCATCCACAAGCGGCTGCGCTACACGATCCCCTTTGAAGAGCCTCAGGCTTCGCTCGACTATATGCGGCAGTATGCGACCGGCAAAGAACAGCCGCTGTTTGTAATGGCCGATGACGGCGAGAAGTTCGGCCTCTGGCCCCATACCTACGAATGGGTCTACGAAAAACGCTGGCTGCACCGCTTCTTCGAAATGCTGGAGCAGAATGCGGACGAAGTGGAACTGCTGACCCTCGGGCAGGCGCGCGACAAGATTGCCCCCTTGGGCCGCACCTATCTGCCCACGGGCTCCTATTTCGAAATGAGCGAATGGGCGCTGCCGCCGCAAACCAGCCGCCGCTTTGCCGAGTATGTCGACGAGTTCAAGGTCCGTCCCGACTGGGAGGATCTGCGGCCCTTTATGAAAGGCGGCTTCTGGCGCGGATTTCTCTCCCGCTACGAAGAGGTCAACATCCTCCACAAGAAGATGCTGCGCACCAGCCGCAAGTACCACGATCTCTCGCCGCGCAAGCGCCGCACCGATCTGTACACCCCGCTGCTGCGCGGGCAGTGCAACTGTCCCTACTGGCACGGCGTCTTCGGCGGCCTGTACCTGCCGCACCTGCGCCACGCGGTGTGGAAGCAGCTTCTGGCCGCCGAATACGGCATGGACAATGTGTCCCATCGCGGCCGCAAGTGGGTAGACATCGAGAAGACGGATTTCGACGCCGACGGCGCGACGGAACTGCTGATGGAAAATTCCTACATGAACGCGTACGTCGCCCCCAAGCGCGGCGGAATGCTCTTCGAGTGGGATTACCGTCCGCGCGGCTACAATCTGCTGAATACGCTGACGCGCCATGAAGAGGCCTACCACGCCAAACTGGTGCGCGGCGCGGCGGAACCGGCGGCCAATGCCTCCGGCGAACATGCCTCGATCCATGATCTGGTGCTCTCCAAGGAGCCCGGTCTCGAAAAAGTCCTGCACTATGACAACTGGCCGCGCACGGCGCTGCTGGATCATTTCCCCGGCTGGAACTCCAGCGTCGCGGAATTCCGCGACGGCACTATGGCGGACTACGGCAATTTCCTGCGCGAACCGTATGAACTGACCGAACTGTTCACCGACGGCCTCACGCTGCGGCGGCGGGGCAATGTCGGCGGCACGGCCATCGAGCTGGCCAAGACGCTGCGGATTGTTCCGGGACGGCCCGTGCTGCGGGTGCACTATCGCATCCGCAACCTTGCGACCTTCGATCTGCACAGCCCCTTCGGTGTGGAGTGGAATCTTGCGCTGCAAGGGCCTCATTCCTCCAAGCATAGCTTCAGTCTGCCGGAATTGGGCGTCATCGGACGGTTCCTTGATGAGACGGCGGAGTACCCCGCCGCGCGTGATATTCTGCTGGCCGATGAGCACGAAGGTGTCACCGCACGCTTCGAATTCGATCAGCCGGTGCGGCTGTGGCGCGCGCCGATCGAGAGCATCTCGCTGTCCGAGGGCGGCTTCGAGCGGATCTTCCAGTCCGTCGCGCTGCTCTTCTTATGGGATCTGCACCTTGTGCCCAACGAAACCTCCGATAAGGTGTTCACAGTGACACTCGCCGACGCATGAAGAAAGGATGAAGGCGGAAGGATGAGGGATGAAGGCGGATCCGAGATCCTTCACGCATTCAGAATGATAAGCGAGAGTGGGTGCACAGGAAGCAGGATGATCAGCAACTGGGAAACGGGTGGACCCACGATGGCCCTAACTTGAAATTCGTGCGCTTTTCATACATCATACTGGCAGTTCTTCTTGCGGCCTCCGCCTTCGGGCAGGAGGCTCGCGTGGCTCCGGTGGATACTATGCGGCGAGTCGTGCTGGATTCCCTGCGGACGGACTCTGTACGAGCCGATACCACACGCCCCCGGCGAGAAGAGGGCGTGGATACGCTGGTGAACTATTCAGCCAACGAGATTGATTTCGCCGTGGGCCGGCGGCTCACGACGCTGCGTGGCAACGCCGTGGTCACCTACAAGGACATGAAGCTCGAAGCGGGCCGGATCGACGTCGATTGGGACAAGCAGGTGCTCACCGCGGTGGGCGTTTCCGATACGACGTGGACCGACAGCAGCGAGACCGAAATCGACACCATCAAGATGGTGGGCCGCCCGCACTTTGCGCAGGCCGCCGAAGAATTCTTCGGTGACGAGATTGCCTACAACATGAAGACCAAGGTTGGCCGGGTGCGGGGCGGAACCACCGAATATGAGCAAGGCTACTATTCGGGCAAACAATTCAACCGGCTGCCGGACAATGTGATCACCGTCAACAAGGGTGATTTCACCACCTGCAACGCCGATCCGCCGCACTACCACTTCTGGGCCAAGGAACTGAAAGTGATGGTGGGCAAACGCGTAATCGCGCGGCC
This genomic stretch from bacterium harbors:
- a CDS encoding VWA domain-containing protein: MNRIALICLLCLGMASLLYAANPLPQGSLTANQNQIAELKTRIEKLKAEGHYDAALWHSYNALVSPAPAHRAGAHLDQGGEDCASATLISSLPYSDTGTTVGFANDYDGGCVGSGAPDVVYAYTPATAQVVNVSLCGSSYDTGLYIFEGSCAGSPIACNDDFCGVQSEVDNVTLTAGTTYYIVVDGFASEAGDYALNIVEVINGRCCYNNNLLCATTTNISCEALSGVFAPGETCDTPCPPPPPQCICGPMDLVFVIDTTGSMTGAINSVVAELPNIITTANYFSCDVRLGLVTFGDQVVVNQQLTTNEAAVQASIAALTAAGGSGIPEASDEALLEVINGTSSCVVNDWTSVFRPTATKIVVLVTDAPPGGCDDAFVPGTDDVHAHAVALAAQAAGIRIAAVYVPTTPPNSPIIVPIMQDYSATTSGSFRQTAYNGDGTGAAIGALVADCGQGILQVVGQPPALTCVNGQITPNPALFTLTVTNSGNLSCSGVTLAIGAGTGTGGTGTITPANVPIGDLAAGASVNIPVSAALSALPAGGAICFHADLTSAACPPAFVDLCFNAPACQVSGCTCHIEDPCEIPPGCYRTETQGGWGHHCHPDGERDGGEHDHHGLCGNPGCILDSNFVAVFPSGLTVGGGFTIHFTSADAVQAYLPAGGSPHVLTSNHVDPTSTEAHVFGGQVVTLAINLAFSNAAVLCFCPGLGDLVVPRGIHSPTGPFAGWTVNDIFTLASQVLGGNIGALPAGISLSDLNGIVDAINNNFDGGNHCEGFLVLPDCDQILPVELSSFTAVGNANCVDVTWVTASERSITGYDLNRQGADGRWTTIARIEGLGDNVAGHTYTHRDADVVTGTLYGYRLFAHEADGSMHPLGWIASATPNTEAATITEYALHQNYPNPFNPTTSIALDLVDNGFVSLKVYNLMGQEVASVINGTLTSGRHVVSFDASHLSSGLYLYRLNVNGFSAEKKMLLMK
- a CDS encoding ROK family protein, with the protein product MSEPLILGLDLGGTNIKVGLVTPEGALVDHAIGTTPPRREVDDVVAVLASTVRQLMGRHPGVHPAGAGLAAPGVVDLEGERVVRAPNFPTWNNVPLRQALEDALRLPCVMGNDVDLFGVGEHRWGAAVGLRHFVAVAVGTGVGGAIFTDGKLYRGAHGGAAELGFTIIAPHGPSVLGVEGCLEGYIGRRGFDDIVLRLFPTGEVPTPRRITEMAAAGDVRARQVHTEIAGYLAEAAATWLHILNPEAIILGGGTLAGATFLIEEFEQRLRERALKTHTAHLKILLSKLGYFAGVHGAAALWISRKDEG
- a CDS encoding T9SS type A sorting domain-containing protein, with amino-acid sequence MLMRYTLFAALLLAASGALAQPANVSFNYPWTDQNPPLQCSCNRGTPYADGVGVYLVCDNNTNGPDSADVILGNWVINSTANGFPAGYFTAETPLGVDSVFVPRPCYVRINDGGCCWLTRMYSLAPGTQQTDILSTDWTCQDQACWQAQELSAPTNFRASDDSLCAHVAFTWEHDGVGNSGFQICRATDSMLVTRIAGNVRSYVMQVGSPEPQDYFVRATGGGQSGPSNADAGSPHLVHFADDSTGDIRGTQFGGAAFTLAMAEGAIQEDQCATTDSLILLANNGREAVLAVGHDVSEISGHFPNLALTDCRVLSVFYYEANGRGFVSTDTTTSTFVLVPNGAQPQTTPLPLRTELSQVYPNPFNPAATITFSVAREGMVKLVVFDVLGRQVRTLADGRFDAGEHKVPLDGAGLSSGIYFVRMETGARVHTAKVMLLK
- a CDS encoding alpha-amylase/4-alpha-glucanotransferase domain-containing protein, producing MSKIFFSLGIHNHQPVGNFDPVFEQAFRQSYKPFIETVLEHPHIKFSLHVSGCLWEWLEKHQSGYFDLVGKLLARDQVELLGGAFYEPILSVLPREDALEQIARMRQYIKKRFGIAVRGAWLAERVWEPSLAGLLAKAGVEYLPIDDEHFLSAGHRLKDLSGYYLTEAGQGPVAMFPIHKRLRYTIPFEEPQASLDYMRQYATGKEQPLFVMADDGEKFGLWPHTYEWVYEKRWLHRFFEMLEQNADEVELLTLGQARDKIAPLGRTYLPTGSYFEMSEWALPPQTSRRFAEYVDEFKVRPDWEDLRPFMKGGFWRGFLSRYEEVNILHKKMLRTSRKYHDLSPRKRRTDLYTPLLRGQCNCPYWHGVFGGLYLPHLRHAVWKQLLAAEYGMDNVSHRGRKWVDIEKTDFDADGATELLMENSYMNAYVAPKRGGMLFEWDYRPRGYNLLNTLTRHEEAYHAKLVRGAAEPAANASGEHASIHDLVLSKEPGLEKVLHYDNWPRTALLDHFPGWNSSVAEFRDGTMADYGNFLREPYELTELFTDGLTLRRRGNVGGTAIELAKTLRIVPGRPVLRVHYRIRNLATFDLHSPFGVEWNLALQGPHSSKHSFSLPELGVIGRFLDETAEYPAARDILLADEHEGVTARFEFDQPVRLWRAPIESISLSEGGFERIFQSVALLFLWDLHLVPNETSDKVFTVTLADA